In Actinomycetota bacterium, the following are encoded in one genomic region:
- a CDS encoding cupredoxin domain-containing protein: MKRLFIVALFATALVLAAALIPQRRDTGASEGPPSATASASAAASGASPEASSPHQPTAAPSSLQHPAAAPSRAATIPGAKATGQTTGLAPPISLPYVVNDNANVDDAGRGAAFSLDVSATNFHFTPTFIQATPGAQVTVHIANNGTLTHTFTVDAEHIDVVLGKGQNGTATVTVPAAGYVTFYCRFHWGGGMRGAIYAR, translated from the coding sequence GTGAAGCGGCTGTTCATCGTGGCGCTGTTCGCCACCGCACTGGTGCTCGCCGCCGCCCTGATCCCGCAGCGTCGCGACACCGGCGCATCGGAGGGGCCGCCGAGCGCGACGGCCTCAGCGTCGGCCGCCGCCTCGGGGGCGTCACCGGAGGCCTCGTCCCCGCACCAGCCGACGGCGGCCCCGTCGAGCCTCCAGCATCCGGCGGCGGCGCCCAGCAGGGCGGCCACCATCCCGGGGGCCAAGGCCACTGGGCAGACGACTGGGCTGGCCCCGCCGATCTCGCTGCCCTACGTGGTGAACGACAACGCCAACGTCGACGACGCCGGGCGGGGGGCGGCGTTCTCGCTCGACGTCTCGGCCACCAACTTTCACTTCACACCGACGTTCATCCAGGCGACGCCCGGGGCGCAGGTGACCGTGCACATCGCCAACAACGGCACGCTGACCCACACCTTCACCGTGGACGCCGAGCACATCGACGTGGTGCTGGGGAAGGGCCAGAACGGGACCGCGACCGTGACCGTTCCGGCCGCGGGCTACGTCACGTTCTACTGCCGCTTCCACTGGGGCGGCGGGATGCGGGGCGCGATCTACGCACGCTGA